Proteins from one Sphingopyxis terrae subsp. terrae NBRC 15098 genomic window:
- a CDS encoding inositol monophosphatase family protein — MAVSGIITVMERAARKAGTKLRRDFGEIEHLQVSQKGPADFVSKADQAAERTLYDELTHARPGWGFLMEEAGEIEGEPGKPRFIIDPLDGTSNFLHAIPQFAISVAVQEPKLGGGWGDVTAGLIYQPVTDESYWAERGRGAWLHDRRLRVSSRRNLNECLIATGIPYMGHGDFGQWSRIFGAVAPEVAGIRRFGAASLDLAWVAAGRFDGFWEADLSIWDVAAGMLLVREAGGFVSDFRGGDRAIERSEFIAGSGAVHSKLQKLVAGALRNA, encoded by the coding sequence ATGGCCGTATCCGGCATCATCACCGTCATGGAACGTGCCGCGCGCAAGGCGGGCACGAAGCTGCGCCGCGACTTTGGCGAGATCGAGCATCTGCAGGTTTCGCAAAAAGGACCAGCGGATTTCGTGTCCAAGGCCGACCAGGCCGCCGAGCGCACGCTGTATGACGAACTCACCCATGCCCGTCCGGGTTGGGGTTTCCTGATGGAGGAAGCTGGCGAGATCGAAGGCGAGCCCGGCAAGCCCCGCTTCATCATCGACCCGCTCGACGGCACCTCGAACTTTCTGCACGCGATCCCGCAATTCGCGATTTCGGTCGCGGTGCAGGAACCGAAGCTCGGCGGCGGCTGGGGCGATGTGACCGCGGGGCTGATCTATCAGCCGGTTACCGACGAAAGCTATTGGGCGGAACGCGGTCGCGGCGCATGGTTGCATGACCGGCGCCTGCGCGTCTCGTCGCGCCGCAATCTCAATGAATGCCTGATCGCGACCGGCATACCCTATATGGGCCATGGCGACTTCGGCCAGTGGAGCCGCATTTTCGGTGCGGTTGCGCCCGAAGTTGCCGGCATCCGCCGCTTCGGCGCCGCCAGCCTCGACCTCGCATGGGTCGCCGCGGGGCGGTTCGACGGATTCTGGGAAGCCGATCTGTCGATTTGGGACGTTGCGGCGGGCATGTTGCTCGTGCGCGAAGCCGGCGGCTTCGTCAGCGATTTCCGCGGCGGCGATCGGGCGATCGAGCGCAGCGAGTTCATCGCGGGCAGCGGCGCGGTGCATTCCAAGCTGCAAAAACTGGTCGCGGGCGCGCTGCGCAACGCCTGA
- a CDS encoding YbjN domain-containing protein — MRQLPFATALATLAATALGATPAHAELVTPKNPAAIVAIVESQGWPAKLVTASDADPYIESSRNGLKFLVLFMNCNDAHKECKTLQYYMGFNDAKNLSFEKFNSWNKEKRFARAYRDNEGDPVLEMDVDVDFAGLPRENLGESFNTWASLMDAYREFIYDD; from the coding sequence ATGCGCCAACTGCCATTTGCCACTGCTCTTGCCACACTTGCCGCCACCGCGCTCGGCGCGACGCCGGCCCATGCCGAACTGGTTACGCCCAAGAATCCCGCAGCAATCGTCGCGATCGTCGAATCGCAGGGCTGGCCCGCCAAGCTGGTGACCGCCAGCGATGCCGATCCCTATATCGAGAGCAGCCGCAACGGTCTGAAATTCCTCGTTCTGTTCATGAACTGCAACGACGCGCACAAGGAGTGCAAGACGCTGCAATATTATATGGGCTTCAACGACGCGAAGAATCTGTCGTTCGAAAAATTCAACAGCTGGAACAAGGAAAAACGCTTTGCGCGCGCCTATCGCGACAATGAAGGCGATCCGGTGCTGGAAATGGACGTCGATGTCGATTTTGCCGGATTGCCGCGCGAAAATCTGGGCGAGAGCTTCAACACCTGGGCGTCGCTGATGGATGCCTATCGCGAGTTCATCTACGACGATTGA
- a CDS encoding NADH-quinone oxidoreductase subunit D: MFEGYPVDTADTAGDQVVTNYTINFGPQHPAAHGVLRMVMELDGEIIERVDPHVGLLHRGTEKLIEYKTYLQALPYFDRLDYCSPLGMEHSYVLAIEKLLDLEVPERAQYLRVLFAELTRICNHMLNIGSHVMDVGAMTPNLWVFELREDCLNFFERASGARMHSAWFRPGGVHQDVPEKLLVDIGEWVDKRLPELFGDAMSLVIDNRIFKQRNVDIAVVSKEDALAWGFSGPMIRGSGIAWDLRKSQPYDAYAKMEFDIPVGTRGDCYDRFMVRVQEVYQSARIIKQCLRDMPSGPVASLDRKVSPPKRGEMKQSMESLIHHFKLYTEGFHVPAGEVYVATESPKGEFGVYLVSDGTNKPYRCKIRPTAFSHLQAMDFMCKGHMLADTTAIIGAIDVVFGECDR; this comes from the coding sequence ATGTTCGAAGGCTATCCGGTCGATACCGCCGATACGGCGGGCGATCAGGTCGTCACCAATTACACCATCAACTTCGGTCCGCAGCACCCCGCGGCACACGGCGTGCTGCGCATGGTGATGGAACTCGACGGCGAGATCATCGAGCGCGTCGACCCGCACGTCGGGCTGCTCCACCGCGGCACGGAAAAGCTGATCGAATATAAGACCTATCTGCAGGCTTTGCCCTATTTCGACCGGCTCGACTATTGCTCGCCGCTCGGCATGGAGCATAGCTATGTGCTGGCGATCGAGAAATTGCTCGATCTCGAAGTGCCCGAACGCGCGCAATATCTGCGCGTGCTGTTCGCCGAGCTGACGCGCATCTGCAACCATATGCTCAACATCGGGTCGCACGTCATGGACGTCGGCGCGATGACGCCGAACCTGTGGGTGTTCGAACTGCGCGAGGATTGCCTCAACTTCTTCGAACGTGCTTCGGGCGCGCGGATGCACTCGGCCTGGTTCCGCCCCGGCGGCGTCCATCAGGACGTTCCCGAAAAGCTGCTCGTCGACATCGGCGAATGGGTCGACAAGCGCCTGCCCGAACTGTTCGGCGACGCGATGAGCCTCGTCATCGACAACCGCATCTTCAAACAGCGCAACGTCGATATCGCCGTGGTCAGCAAGGAAGACGCGCTGGCCTGGGGCTTCTCGGGCCCGATGATCCGCGGCAGCGGCATCGCGTGGGATTTGCGCAAGTCGCAGCCCTATGACGCCTATGCCAAAATGGAATTCGACATTCCCGTCGGCACGCGCGGCGACTGCTACGACCGCTTCATGGTCCGCGTGCAGGAAGTCTATCAGTCGGCGCGCATCATCAAGCAGTGCCTGCGCGATATGCCCAGCGGCCCGGTTGCCAGTCTCGACCGCAAGGTTTCGCCGCCCAAGCGCGGCGAGATGAAGCAGTCGATGGAATCGCTGATCCACCACTTCAAGCTCTATACCGAGGGTTTCCACGTCCCGGCGGGCGAGGTTTACGTGGCGACCGAAAGCCCCAAGGGCGAATTCGGCGTCTATCTGGTCAGCGACGGCACCAACAAGCCGTACCGCTGCAAGATCCGCCCGACGGCGTTTTCGCACCTTCAGGCGATGGATTTCATGTGCAAGGGCCACATGCTCGCCGACACCACTGCAATTATCGGCGCCATTGACGTCGTTTTCGGAGAGTGTGACCGCTGA
- a CDS encoding NADH-quinone oxidoreductase subunit C, which translates to MASPAPLIAPRDGIVEALKKVVGGDLIAHVFAVGEDSITVRREAVAGVMVGLRDELAYQQLMEIAGVDYPDRPERFEVVYHLLSVTQNHRLRVRVLADEATPVPSIVAVWPNAGWLEREVFDMYGVLFSGNPDLRRILTDYGFQGHPQRKDFPLTGYTELRYSEEDKRVVYEPVKLAQDFRSFDFLSPWEGADYILPGDEKAGGTGEAPGKGAPTPMTAEAVKKADEAKKAPPPTPKTTDNAKQTGAGDKANKEAAKPSKDSAKAKPAAKAKTPATKKAEKAPAKPRKPKAGGDA; encoded by the coding sequence ATGGCCAGTCCCGCTCCCCTGATCGCGCCGCGCGACGGCATTGTCGAGGCGCTGAAGAAAGTCGTCGGCGGCGATCTGATCGCGCATGTCTTCGCCGTGGGCGAGGACAGCATCACCGTGCGCCGCGAAGCGGTTGCCGGGGTGATGGTCGGCCTGCGCGACGAACTTGCCTATCAGCAGCTCATGGAGATCGCCGGGGTCGATTATCCCGACCGGCCAGAGCGGTTCGAAGTCGTCTATCATCTGCTCAGCGTGACCCAGAACCATCGTCTGCGCGTCCGGGTGCTGGCCGACGAAGCAACGCCGGTGCCGAGCATCGTTGCCGTGTGGCCCAACGCTGGCTGGCTCGAACGCGAGGTGTTCGACATGTACGGGGTGCTGTTCAGCGGCAATCCCGACCTGCGCCGCATCCTGACCGACTATGGTTTCCAGGGGCATCCGCAGCGCAAGGACTTCCCGCTGACCGGCTATACCGAACTGCGCTATTCCGAAGAGGACAAGCGCGTCGTCTATGAACCCGTCAAGCTGGCGCAGGATTTCCGCAGCTTCGACTTCCTCAGCCCGTGGGAAGGCGCCGACTATATCCTTCCCGGCGACGAAAAGGCGGGCGGCACCGGTGAGGCGCCGGGCAAGGGCGCGCCGACGCCGATGACCGCAGAGGCCGTCAAGAAGGCCGACGAGGCCAAGAAGGCGCCGCCGCCGACGCCCAAGACGACCGACAATGCCAAACAGACCGGTGCGGGCGACAAGGCGAATAAGGAAGCCGCGAAGCCGAGCAAGGACAGTGCCAAGGCCAAGCCTGCGGCAAAGGCGAAGACGCCCGCGACCAAGAAGGCCGAAAAGGCTCCGGCCAAGCCGCGCAAGCCCAAAGCAGGAGGTGACGCATGA
- a CDS encoding NuoB/complex I 20 kDa subunit family protein, with protein MSNSTILTPGTMPVAPGTAPDQSFFDDLNAEVGDKGFLVTSTEDLFNWARTGSLWWMTFGLACCAVEMIHVNMPRYDMERFGVAPRASPRQSDVMIVAGTLCNKMAPALRRVYDQMSNPKYVISMGSCANGGGYYHYSYSVVRGCDRIVPVDIYVPGCPPTAEALLYGVMQLQRKIRRTGTIER; from the coding sequence ATGAGCAATTCGACCATCCTGACCCCCGGCACGATGCCGGTCGCTCCGGGGACCGCCCCGGACCAGAGCTTTTTCGACGATCTTAATGCAGAGGTCGGCGACAAGGGGTTTCTCGTCACCTCGACCGAGGATCTGTTCAACTGGGCGCGCACCGGCTCGCTGTGGTGGATGACCTTCGGCCTCGCTTGCTGCGCGGTCGAGATGATCCACGTCAACATGCCGCGGTATGACATGGAACGCTTCGGCGTTGCGCCGCGCGCCAGCCCGCGCCAGTCCGACGTGATGATCGTCGCGGGCACGCTGTGCAACAAGATGGCCCCGGCGCTGCGCCGCGTCTACGACCAGATGTCGAACCCCAAATATGTGATTTCGATGGGTAGCTGCGCCAATGGCGGCGGCTATTACCACTATAGCTATTCGGTGGTGCGCGGCTGCGATCGTATCGTGCCCGTGGACATCTATGTCCCCGGCTGCCCCCCGACCGCCGAAGCGCTGCTCTACGGCGTCATGCAGTTGCAGCGGAAAATCCGCCGCACCGGAACGATCGAACGCTGA
- a CDS encoding NADH-quinone oxidoreductase subunit A: protein MVDLTQYLPILIFLGIAVALSAAFVFLPMGVARLTGAHQPDPAKLTEYECGFPAFEDARSQFDVRFYLVAILFIIFDLEAAFLFPWAVSLKEIGWAGWATMMVFLAELAIGLVYAWKKGALDWE from the coding sequence ATGGTCGATCTGACTCAATATTTGCCGATCCTGATATTCCTGGGCATCGCCGTTGCGCTGTCGGCGGCTTTCGTGTTCCTGCCGATGGGCGTGGCGCGGTTGACCGGGGCGCATCAGCCCGATCCGGCGAAGCTGACCGAATATGAGTGCGGCTTTCCCGCTTTCGAGGATGCGCGCAGCCAGTTCGACGTGCGCTTCTATCTCGTCGCGATTCTGTTCATCATCTTCGATCTTGAAGCGGCCTTCCTCTTTCCCTGGGCGGTCAGCCTGAAGGAAATCGGCTGGGCCGGCTGGGCGACGATGATGGTTTTCCTGGCCGAGCTCGCGATCGGTCTTGTCTATGCGTGGAAGAAAGGGGCGTTGGATTGGGAATGA